One window from the genome of candidate division WOR-3 bacterium encodes:
- a CDS encoding electron transport complex subunit E, whose protein sequence is MIKRGPSRFDYLLSGIIKENPILILMIGLCPTLATSLSARDALGMGLATSFVIIGSNIFVSLIRKMVKEEVRIPVFIIIISTFVTIVDYLLQAYEPGLYRVLGVFVPLIVVNCIVLGRAEAFAYHHGVIDSFLDGLGKSLGFILVIFIMGAIREFLSAGTFFGKPIGISFFVNNGILFMIFPPGGFLLIGILKALVNKYIKREKR, encoded by the coding sequence ATGATTAAGAGAGGACCTTCCCGTTTTGATTACCTTCTCAGTGGTATCATCAAAGAGAATCCGATTCTCATTTTGATGATCGGCCTCTGCCCCACTCTGGCAACCTCCCTTTCCGCTCGGGATGCCTTAGGTATGGGTTTGGCAACATCCTTTGTCATCATCGGATCTAACATCTTCGTCTCCCTCATCCGGAAGATGGTGAAAGAAGAGGTTCGCATTCCGGTATTTATCATCATCATCTCAACCTTCGTCACAATCGTTGACTATCTTCTCCAGGCTTACGAACCGGGTCTTTATCGGGTCTTAGGGGTATTTGTCCCTTTAATTGTGGTCAATTGTATCGTTTTGGGAAGGGCAGAAGCATTCGCCTACCATCACGGGGTGATTGATTCCTTTCTTGATGGCTTGGGAAAGAGTTTGGGTTTCATCTTGGTGATCTTCATTATGGGCGCCATCAGAGAATTCTTAAGCGCGGGGACATTTTTCGGTAAACCAATTGGCATCTCCTTCTTCGTAAATAACGGCATCCTCTTTATGATCTTTCCACCCGGCGGGTTTTTACTGATTGGGATTTTAAAGGCTCTGGTCAATAAATATATTA
- a CDS encoding RnfABCDGE type electron transport complex subunit G — protein sequence MADRIKPIVVLGIVCLVSAYLLGKVYSVTQKKIEEEKALALSSALSFVLPNAVRFEKVEENLWLGYNEGREKVGLVFQTFPRGYGGPIGILCGIDTSGQVVGIRIAGPSEGFKETPGLGSKIREDKFLSQFIGKGRERIRLQSEGGEIAAVTAATISSRAVCEGIREGIRIYEEYLK from the coding sequence ATGGCCGATAGGATAAAACCAATCGTCGTCTTAGGAATAGTCTGTCTTGTCTCCGCCTATCTTTTGGGGAAGGTTTATTCCGTGACCCAAAAGAAGATTGAAGAGGAGAAAGCATTGGCACTTTCTTCTGCCCTCTCTTTTGTCTTACCCAATGCGGTAAGATTTGAAAAGGTAGAGGAAAATTTATGGTTGGGATATAATGAGGGGAGAGAGAAGGTTGGGTTAGTCTTCCAAACTTTCCCCCGCGGTTATGGCGGTCCGATTGGTATCCTCTGCGGTATTGATACCAGTGGTCAGGTTGTGGGAATAAGAATTGCCGGTCCGAGTGAAGGCTTTAAGGAGACACCGGGTTTGGGCTCAAAGATTCGGGAGGATAAGTTCCTTTCCCAATTTATCGGGAAGGGAAGGGAAAGGATTAGATTGCAGAGCGAAGGTGGAGAGATTGCCGCGGTGACCGCCGCCACTATCTCCTCCCGAGCGGTCTGTGAGGGGATTAGAGAAGGGATAAGGATTTATGAGGAATATCTTAAATGA